The following are from one region of the Magallana gigas chromosome 4, xbMagGiga1.1, whole genome shotgun sequence genome:
- the LOC136274825 gene encoding uncharacterized protein, whose protein sequence is MYMFGFCREKQHASLSSNNFPNLHRPLPRIESGVYNKIEDMHDARKGRINPIWVNQNYDSHFHGGGTVENQNVLGQSAMKKCDSCAKGFYTFDPRKSVDEGVLQAPTRYGKLSPILPRNNSSSHGLDIMGYLTPGKLLAKTGGSNCADDCRRADDVSNVERIRGEEETEIGIAPTNQDALGIPNNVDTVNNVSSSVNGTNTMRDGSPGVTFSIDESGTVRRRYSRF, encoded by the exons ATGTATATGTTTGGTTTTTGTAGGGAAAAACAGCATGCATCGTTGAGCAGTAACAACTTCCCCAATTTACACCGTCCTCTTCCTAGAATAGAGAGCGGTGTTTATAACAAGATAGAGGACATGCATGATGCAAGGAAAGGGAGAAttaat CCAATCTGGGTTAACCAGAACTATGACTCTCATTTTCATGGAGGTGGAACCGTTGAAAACCAAAATGTCCTTGGACAGAGCGCCATGAAGAAATGCGATAGCTGCGCCAAAGGATTCTACACGTTTGATCCCCGAAAATCCGTCGATGAGGGTGTCCTTCAAGCGCCAACTAGATATGGAAAGTTGAGTCCTATCCTCCCAAGGAACAATTCCAGTTCTCATGGACTGGACATCATGGGGTATCTTACTCCAGGTAAACTGTTGGCCAAAACTGGAGGTTCAAATTGCGCAGACGACTGCCGTCGAGCGGATGACGTTTCTAACGTAGAAAGGATTAGAGGCGAAGAGGAAACGGAAATAGGAATAGCGCCCACCAATCAAGATGCTTTGGGAATTCCAAATAACGTGGATACTGTTAACAATGTTAGTTCGTCTGTGAATGGTACCAACACCATGAGAGATGGTAGCCCTGGAGTTACTTTTAGTATCGACGAGAGCGGTACCGTTCGAAGAAGATACAGTCGGTTTTAA